A window of the Miscanthus floridulus cultivar M001 chromosome 14, ASM1932011v1, whole genome shotgun sequence genome harbors these coding sequences:
- the LOC136502684 gene encoding uncharacterized protein: protein MTASGYKLIIEKYHCATNLNHDRKKISNRIRQLKQMFRFIKDLRTNSGLGRDENGWPTADHQWWEDATEKHPDWKKLRWGPPEYLPELEQIFEGVAVDGSTSCVAGQSNIDDHRAPIEHEDEDNGFEDMEAPMEQSPMSSNSRKRASSTSTTAESPSKKSKSPMVRMMKDYISFSSKNAAERNEYLKAAYTEKQQRKS, encoded by the exons ATGACAGCAAGCGGGTACAAGCTGATCATAGAAAAGTACCACTGTGCAACAAACTTGAACCATGATAGGAAGAAGATCAGTAACCGAATCAGGCAACTGAAGCAAATGTTCCGGTTCATAAAAGATCTCCGTACCAACAGTGGCTTAGGTCGTGATGAAAATGGTTGGCCTACTGCAGATCATCAATGGTGGGAAGATGCAACAGAG AAGCATCCAGATTGGAAGAAACTAAGGTGGGGGCCTCCTGAGTACCTACCAGAGCTTGAGCAAATATTCGAGGGTGTTGCTGTGGATGGTTCCACTTCCTGTGTTGCTGGACAAAGCAATATTGATGATCATAGAGCCCCTATAGAACATGAGGATGAGGACAATGGATTTGAAGACATGGAAGCCCCTATGGAACAGAGTCCTATGAGTTCAAATAGCCGCAAGAGAGCAAGCAGTACTAGCACCACAGCTGAAAGTCCTAGCAAGAAGTCCAAAAGCCCAATGGTTAGGATGATGAAGGATTACATTAGTTTCTCTTCTAAGAATGCAGCTGAAAGAAATGAGTACTTGAAGGCAGCTTACACTGAGAAGCAACAGAGGAAGTCTTAG